Proteins co-encoded in one Pseudomonas fluorescens genomic window:
- a CDS encoding acyl-CoA dehydrogenase, translating to MSETLLSSRNLAFELYEVLDAEGLTRRERFAEHNRETFDAAIGTARNIAEKYFAPHNRKGDENEPRYENGQAILIPEVKPAVDAFLEAGFLNAARSFDAGGMQLPTLLSQACFAHFQSANAASTSYPFLTMGAANLIESFGTEEQKQRFLQPMIDGRFFGTMALTEPHAGSSLSDIRTRAEPASDGTYRLKGNKIFISGGDHPLSENIVHMVLAKLPDAPAGVKGISLFIVPKFLVNDDGSLGKRNDVLLAGLFHKMGWRGTTSTALNFGDNGECIGYLVGKPHHGLSYMFQMMNEARIGVGMGAVMLGYAGYLYSLEYARERPQGRVPDSKDPTTAPVAIIQHADVRRMLLTQKSYVEGAFDLGLYAARLFDDTTTLESEAERKQAHELLDLLTPIVKSWPSEFCLKANELAIQILGGHGYTREYPVEQYYRDNRLNPIHEGTHGIQSLDLLGRKLAQNGGAGLKQLIRLIADTSERAVAYASLTALREPLEKLVARLQSVTIGLLTDLAQGKVNSSLANSALYLKVFGHAVIGWRWLEQAIRAQEGLAKGNAADVDFYKGKLQAARYFLTWEVPGCQHELTLLEARDDTCLAMQDAWL from the coding sequence ATGTCCGAGACGTTGCTCAGTTCCCGCAATCTGGCTTTCGAGCTGTACGAAGTCCTCGATGCCGAGGGCCTGACCCGGCGCGAGCGGTTTGCCGAGCACAACCGCGAAACCTTCGATGCCGCCATCGGCACGGCGCGCAACATCGCCGAGAAGTACTTCGCGCCGCACAACCGCAAGGGCGACGAGAACGAGCCGCGCTACGAGAACGGTCAGGCAATTCTGATTCCCGAGGTGAAACCGGCGGTGGATGCCTTCCTCGAAGCCGGATTCCTCAACGCTGCACGCAGTTTCGACGCCGGCGGCATGCAACTTCCTACGCTGTTGTCCCAGGCCTGCTTCGCCCACTTCCAGTCGGCGAACGCGGCTTCGACGTCGTATCCGTTCCTGACCATGGGTGCGGCCAATCTGATCGAAAGCTTCGGCACCGAAGAGCAGAAACAGCGCTTCCTGCAACCGATGATCGACGGCCGCTTCTTCGGCACCATGGCCCTGACCGAACCTCATGCCGGTTCGTCGCTGTCGGATATTCGTACACGCGCAGAACCAGCGTCCGACGGCACTTATCGCCTCAAGGGCAACAAGATCTTCATTTCCGGCGGCGATCACCCGCTCTCGGAAAACATCGTGCACATGGTGCTGGCCAAACTGCCCGATGCGCCGGCCGGGGTGAAGGGCATTTCGCTGTTCATCGTGCCCAAGTTCCTGGTCAACGATGACGGCAGTCTCGGCAAGCGCAACGACGTGCTGCTGGCCGGGCTGTTCCACAAGATGGGCTGGCGCGGGACGACGTCCACAGCGCTGAACTTCGGCGATAACGGCGAGTGCATCGGCTATCTGGTGGGCAAGCCGCACCACGGTTTGAGCTACATGTTCCAGATGATGAATGAGGCGCGGATTGGCGTCGGCATGGGCGCGGTGATGCTCGGTTACGCCGGTTACCTGTACTCGCTGGAGTACGCTCGCGAGCGTCCACAGGGCCGGGTGCCGGACAGCAAGGACCCGACGACGGCACCGGTGGCGATCATCCAGCACGCGGATGTCAGACGCATGCTGCTGACGCAGAAGTCCTACGTTGAAGGGGCGTTCGATCTCGGTCTGTATGCGGCGCGACTGTTCGATGACACCACCACGCTTGAGTCCGAAGCGGAGCGCAAACAGGCCCACGAACTGCTGGACTTGCTGACCCCGATCGTCAAATCCTGGCCGTCGGAGTTCTGCCTGAAGGCCAACGAACTGGCGATCCAGATTCTCGGCGGCCACGGTTACACCCGCGAGTACCCGGTGGAGCAGTACTACCGCGACAATCGCCTGAACCCGATCCACGAAGGCACTCACGGCATTCAGTCGCTGGACTTGCTGGGACGCAAACTGGCGCAGAACGGTGGCGCTGGGCTCAAGCAGCTGATTCGCCTGATCGCCGACACGAGCGAACGCGCGGTGGCGTACGCATCGTTGACCGCATTGCGTGAGCCGCTGGAGAAACTGGTGGCACGCCTGCAGAGCGTGACCATCGGTCTGCTGACCGATCTGGCACAGGGCAAGGTCAACAGCAGTCTGGCGAATTCGGCGCTGTACCTGAAAGTGTTCGGGCATGCGGTGATTGGCTGGCGCTGGCTGGAGCAGGCAATTCGGGCCCAGGAAGGCTTGGCCAAGGGGAATGCGGCGGATGTCGACTTCTATAAGGGCAAGTTGCAGGCGGCGCGGTATTTCCTGACCTGGGAAGTGCCGGGTTGCCAGCATGAGCTGACGTTGCTGGAGGCGCGGGATGATACGTGTCTGGCGATGCAGGATGCGTGGCTCTAA
- the putP gene encoding sodium/proline symporter PutP, giving the protein MSASNPTLITFVIYIAAMVLIGFMAYRSTNNLSDYILGGRSLGSVVTALSAGASDMSGWLLMGLPGAIYMSGLSESWIAIGLIVGAYLNWLFVAGRLRVQTEHNGDALTLPDYFSSRFEDKSGLLRIISAVVILVFFTIYCASGIVAGARLFESTFGMSYETALWAGAAATIAYTFVGGFLAVSWTDTVQATLMIFALLLTPIIVLLATGGVDTTFLAIEAQDPSNFDMLKGTTFIGIISLMGWGLGYFGQPHILARFMAADSVKSIANARRISMTWMILCLGGTVAVGFFGIAYFSAHPEVAGPVTENHERVFIELAKILFNPWIAGVLLSAILAAVMSTLSCQLLVCSSALTEDFYKAFLRKSASQVELVWVGRAMVLLVALVAIALAANPDNRVLGLVSYAWAGFGAAFGPVVLISVIWKKMTRDGALAGILVGAITVIVWKHFELLGLYEIIPGFIFASLAIYFVSLMGQPSAGMVQRFEAAEKDFHLNK; this is encoded by the coding sequence ATGAGCGCAAGCAATCCAACCCTGATCACGTTCGTGATCTACATCGCAGCAATGGTGCTGATCGGCTTCATGGCCTATCGCTCCACCAACAACCTTTCCGACTATATTCTGGGCGGCCGCAGCCTGGGCAGCGTGGTGACCGCATTGTCCGCCGGCGCTTCCGACATGAGCGGCTGGCTGCTGATGGGCCTGCCGGGCGCCATCTACATGTCCGGTCTGTCCGAAAGCTGGATCGCCATCGGCCTGATCGTCGGTGCTTACCTGAACTGGCTGTTCGTCGCCGGCCGTCTGCGTGTTCAAACCGAGCACAACGGCGATGCGCTGACCCTGCCGGACTACTTCTCCAGCCGTTTCGAAGACAAAAGCGGTCTGCTGCGTATCATTTCGGCAGTCGTGATTCTGGTGTTCTTCACCATCTACTGCGCTTCCGGCATCGTGGCCGGCGCCCGTCTGTTCGAAAGCACCTTCGGCATGTCCTACGAGACCGCGCTGTGGGCCGGTGCTGCGGCGACGATTGCCTACACCTTCGTCGGCGGTTTCCTCGCGGTGAGCTGGACCGATACTGTACAAGCCACCCTGATGATCTTCGCCCTGCTGCTGACGCCGATCATCGTGCTGCTGGCCACCGGCGGTGTGGACACCACGTTCCTGGCCATCGAAGCACAGGACCCAAGCAACTTCGACATGCTCAAGGGCACCACCTTCATCGGCATCATTTCGCTGATGGGCTGGGGACTGGGCTACTTCGGCCAGCCGCACATCCTGGCGCGCTTCATGGCCGCTGATTCGGTGAAGTCGATCGCCAACGCCCGTCGCATCTCCATGACCTGGATGATCCTGTGCCTGGGTGGCACCGTGGCCGTGGGCTTCTTCGGTATCGCCTACTTCTCGGCGCACCCGGAAGTCGCGGGTCCAGTGACCGAGAACCACGAGCGTGTGTTCATCGAACTGGCGAAAATCCTGTTCAACCCGTGGATTGCAGGCGTGCTGTTGTCGGCGATTCTCGCGGCGGTTATGAGCACCCTGAGCTGCCAGTTGCTGGTGTGCTCGAGCGCCCTGACCGAAGACTTCTACAAGGCTTTCCTGCGCAAGAGCGCTTCTCAGGTTGAGCTGGTGTGGGTCGGTCGTGCCATGGTGCTGTTGGTTGCGCTGGTCGCCATTGCTCTGGCCGCCAACCCGGACAACCGTGTACTGGGTCTGGTGTCCTACGCTTGGGCCGGTTTCGGTGCAGCCTTCGGTCCTGTGGTGCTGATCTCGGTGATCTGGAAGAAAATGACCCGTGACGGCGCACTGGCCGGCATCCTGGTCGGCGCGATCACCGTGATCGTGTGGAAGCATTTCGAGCTGCTGGGTCTGTACGAAATCATCCCGGGCTTCATCTTCGCCAGCCTGGCGATCTACTTCGTCAGCCTGATGGGCCAGCCGAGCGCCGGCATGGTTCAGCGCTTTGAAGCGGCCGAGAAGGATTTCCATCTGAACAAGTGA
- the putA gene encoding trifunctional transcriptional regulator/proline dehydrogenase/L-glutamate gamma-semialdehyde dehydrogenase — translation MATTTLGVKLDDPTRERLKAAATSIDRTPHWLIKQAIFNYLEKLEGGATLTELNGLTAKDADDAGEVHTDHAHQCFLEFAESILPQSVLRASITAAYRRPEPEVVPMLIEQARLPAPMAEATNKLAATIAEKLRNQKSAGGRAGIVQGLLQEFSLSSQEGVALMCLAEALLRIPDKGTRDALIRDKISTGNWQPHLGNSPSLFVNAATWGLLLTGKLVSTHNEAGLTSSLSRIIGKSGEPMIRKGVDMAMRLMGEQFVTGETIAEALANASKFEAKGFRYSYDMLGEAALTEHDAQKYLASYEQAIHSIGKASHGRGIYEGPGISIKLSALHPRYSRAQYERVMDELYPRLLSLTLLAKQYDIGLNIDAEEADRLELSLDLLERLCFEPQLTGWNGIGFVIQAYQKRCPYVIDYVIDLARRSRHRLMIRLVKGAYWDSEIKRAQVEGLEGYPVYTRKVYTDVSYIACARKLLSVPEVIYPQFATHNAHTLSAIYHIAGQNYYPGQYEFQCLHGMGEPLYEQVVGKVSEGKLNRPCRVYAPVGTHETLLAYLVRRLLENGANTSFVNRIADQSISIQELVADPVAQIEQMATVEGGFGLPHPRIPLPRDLYGSERANSAGIDMANEHRLASLSCALLATAHNNWKAAPMLGCASSNEAPAPVLNPSDLRDVVGHVQEATVEDVDNAIQCALNAAPIWQATPPAERAAILERAADLMEGEIQPLMGLLAREAGKTFANAIAEVREAVDFLRYYAVQARNDFSNDAHRPLGPVVCISPWNFPLAIFSGQVAAALAAGNPVLAKPAEQTPLVAAQAVRLLLEAGIPEGVLQLLPGRGETVGAGLVGDERVKGVMFTGSTEVARLLQRNIAGRLDNQGRPIPLIAETGGQNAMIVDSSALTEQVVIDVVSSAFDSAGQRCSALRVLCLQEDSADRVIEMLKGAMAESRLGNPERLSVDIGPVIDAEAKAGIEKHIQGMRDKGRSVYQVAIADAEEIKRGTFVMPTLIELESFDELQREIFGPVLHVVRYKRKEIDQLIAQINASGYGLTLGVHTRIDETIAKVIDNVNAGNVYVNRNIVGAVVGVQPFGGEGLSGTGPKAGGPLYLYRLLSTRPADAIEQSFARGDAAAAPDVRLRDAMSKPLTALKAWADSNKFADLSTLCVQYAAQSQSGITRVLAGPTGEKNSYAILPREHVLCLADIEGDLLPQLAAVLAVGGSAVWPESDTSKALFARLPKEIQARIKLVSDWNKDDVVFDAVLHHGHSDQLRAVCQQIAKRAGAIVGVQGLSQGETNIALERLVIERALSVNTAAAGGNASLMTIG, via the coding sequence ATGGCTACCACCACCCTTGGGGTCAAACTTGACGACCCGACCCGCGAGCGCCTGAAGGCCGCCGCAACCTCGATTGATCGCACACCGCACTGGCTGATCAAGCAGGCAATTTTCAATTACCTGGAAAAACTCGAGGGTGGTGCAACCCTGACCGAGCTGAACGGTTTGACCGCCAAGGACGCCGACGACGCGGGCGAAGTCCACACCGATCACGCTCACCAATGCTTCCTCGAATTCGCCGAAAGCATCCTGCCGCAATCGGTGCTGCGCGCTTCGATCACTGCCGCTTACCGTCGCCCTGAGCCGGAAGTGGTGCCGATGCTGATCGAGCAGGCTCGCCTGCCGGCACCGATGGCCGAAGCCACCAACAAACTCGCCGCGACCATCGCGGAAAAACTGCGTAACCAGAAGAGTGCCGGCGGTCGTGCAGGCATTGTTCAGGGTCTATTGCAGGAATTTTCCCTGTCGTCCCAGGAAGGCGTGGCGCTGATGTGCCTGGCCGAAGCGCTGCTGCGTATCCCGGACAAAGGCACTCGCGATGCGCTGATCCGCGACAAGATCAGCACCGGCAACTGGCAGCCACACCTGGGCAACAGCCCGTCGCTGTTCGTCAACGCCGCGACCTGGGGCCTGCTGCTGACCGGCAAACTGGTGTCGACCCACAACGAAGCCGGCCTGACTTCGTCCCTGAGCCGCATCATCGGCAAGAGCGGCGAACCGATGATCCGCAAGGGCGTCGACATGGCCATGCGCCTGATGGGCGAGCAGTTCGTGACCGGCGAAACCATCGCCGAGGCCTTGGCCAATGCGAGCAAGTTCGAAGCCAAGGGCTTCCGCTATTCCTACGACATGCTCGGTGAAGCGGCGCTGACCGAACACGACGCCCAGAAGTACCTGGCCTCGTACGAACAAGCCATTCACTCGATCGGTAAAGCGTCCCATGGCCGTGGGATTTATGAAGGCCCGGGCATCTCGATCAAGCTGTCAGCCCTGCACCCGCGTTACAGCCGCGCCCAGTACGAGCGCGTGATGGACGAGCTGTACCCGCGCCTGCTGTCGCTGACCCTGCTGGCCAAGCAATACGACATCGGCCTGAACATCGACGCCGAAGAAGCCGACCGCCTGGAGCTGTCGCTGGATCTGCTCGAGCGCCTGTGCTTCGAGCCGCAACTGACTGGCTGGAACGGTATCGGTTTCGTGATCCAGGCCTACCAGAAGCGTTGCCCGTACGTGATCGACTACGTGATCGACCTGGCGCGCCGCAGCCGTCATCGCCTGATGATCCGCTTGGTGAAAGGCGCGTACTGGGACAGCGAAATCAAGCGCGCCCAGGTCGAAGGTCTGGAAGGCTATCCGGTCTACACCCGCAAGGTGTACACCGACGTTTCCTACATCGCCTGCGCCCGCAAACTGCTGTCGGTACCGGAAGTCATCTACCCGCAGTTCGCCACGCACAACGCCCACACCCTGTCGGCGATTTATCACATTGCCGGTCAGAACTATTACCCGGGCCAGTACGAATTCCAGTGCCTGCACGGCATGGGCGAACCCTTGTACGAGCAGGTTGTAGGCAAGGTTTCCGAAGGCAAGCTGAACCGTCCGTGCCGCGTGTACGCTCCGGTCGGCACCCACGAGACCCTGCTGGCGTATCTCGTACGTCGTCTGCTGGAAAACGGCGCCAACACCTCGTTCGTCAACCGTATCGCCGACCAGTCGATTTCGATTCAGGAGCTGGTGGCCGATCCGGTGGCACAGATCGAGCAGATGGCAACCGTGGAAGGTGGCTTCGGCCTGCCGCACCCGCGCATCCCGCTGCCGCGTGACCTGTATGGCTCCGAGCGCGCCAACTCTGCCGGCATCGACATGGCCAACGAACATCGTCTGGCGTCGCTGTCCTGCGCCCTGCTGGCCACCGCGCACAACAACTGGAAAGCCGCGCCGATGCTCGGTTGCGCCTCCAGCAACGAAGCGCCGGCACCGGTGCTGAACCCGTCCGATCTGCGTGACGTGGTCGGCCATGTGCAGGAAGCCACGGTCGAAGACGTCGACAACGCCATTCAATGCGCCCTGAACGCCGCACCGATCTGGCAGGCCACCCCACCCGCCGAACGTGCGGCGATTCTGGAACGCGCCGCTGACCTGATGGAAGGCGAGATCCAGCCGCTGATGGGCCTGCTGGCTCGCGAAGCCGGCAAGACCTTCGCCAACGCCATCGCCGAAGTCCGCGAAGCCGTCGACTTCCTGCGTTACTACGCGGTGCAGGCGCGCAACGATTTCAGCAACGACGCCCACCGCCCACTGGGTCCGGTGGTGTGCATCAGCCCGTGGAACTTCCCGCTGGCCATCTTCAGCGGTCAAGTCGCCGCCGCACTGGCCGCCGGTAACCCGGTACTGGCCAAACCGGCCGAACAGACTCCGCTGGTCGCCGCACAAGCCGTGCGTCTGTTGCTCGAAGCCGGGATTCCGGAAGGCGTGCTGCAACTACTGCCGGGTCGCGGTGAAACCGTCGGCGCCGGCCTGGTGGGTGACGAGCGCGTCAAAGGCGTGATGTTCACCGGTTCCACCGAAGTAGCCCGCCTGTTGCAACGCAACATTGCTGGTCGCCTCGACAACCAGGGCCGTCCGATTCCGCTGATCGCCGAAACCGGTGGCCAGAACGCGATGATCGTCGACTCTTCGGCCCTGACCGAACAAGTAGTGATTGACGTGGTGTCGTCGGCCTTCGACAGCGCCGGTCAGCGTTGCTCGGCCTTGCGCGTCCTATGCTTGCAGGAAGACTCCGCTGATCGCGTCATCGAAATGCTCAAAGGCGCGATGGCTGAAAGCCGCCTCGGCAACCCGGAGCGTCTGTCCGTAGACATTGGCCCGGTGATCGACGCCGAAGCCAAGGCCGGTATCGAGAAGCACATCCAGGGCATGCGCGACAAAGGTCGCAGCGTGTACCAGGTGGCCATTGCCGATGCCGAGGAAATCAAACGCGGCACCTTCGTCATGCCGACCCTGATCGAACTGGAAAGCTTCGACGAACTGCAACGCGAGATCTTCGGCCCGGTGCTGCACGTGGTGCGCTACAAGCGTAAAGAGATCGACCAGTTGATCGCCCAGATCAACGCCTCCGGTTATGGCCTGACCCTCGGTGTGCACACCCGCATCGACGAGACCATCGCCAAGGTGATCGACAACGTCAACGCCGGTAACGTCTACGTCAACCGCAACATCGTCGGCGCGGTGGTCGGCGTCCAGCCGTTTGGTGGCGAAGGCCTGTCGGGTACCGGTCCGAAGGCCGGTGGCCCGCTGTACCTGTACCGTCTGCTGTCGACGCGTCCTGCCGATGCCATCGAACAATCCTTCGCTCGCGGTGATGCTGCCGCAGCACCGGACGTTCGTCTGCGCGACGCCATGAGCAAACCGCTGACCGCCCTGAAAGCATGGGCCGACAGCAACAAGTTCGCCGACCTGAGCACCCTGTGCGTGCAGTACGCAGCGCAGTCGCAAAGCGGTATCACCCGCGTACTGGCCGGCCCGACCGGCGAGAAGAACAGCTACGCGATCCTGCCGCGCGAGCACGTGCTGTGCCTGGCGGACATCGAAGGTGATCTGCTGCCCCAACTCGCTGCAGTACTGGCGGTAGGCGGTTCGGCAGTCTGGCCGGAATCCGACACCAGCAAGGCATTGTTCGCACGCCTGCCGAAGGAAATTCAGGCGCGGATCAAACTGGTTTCCGACTGGAACAAGGACGACGTGGTGTTCGATGCGGTTCTGCATCACGGCCATTCCGACCAGTTGCGTGCGGTCTGCCAGCAGATCGCCAAGCGTGCCGGCGCCATTGTCGGGGTTCAGGGCCTGTCCCAGGGCGAAACCAACATTGCGCTGGAGCGCCTGGTGATCGAGCGCGCGTTGAGCGTCAACACCGCAGCGGCGGGTGGTAACGCCAGCCTGATGACCATCGGTTAA
- a CDS encoding DUF4123 domain-containing protein, with the protein MQPDQWLKDEPLKPSEQLFAIFSSASAVEPLKAWPSNAQMPKPIWAETIYAEWDAVMPYVGIVDADSQFLDWVATTESRDWGWLAVSSAGLEAVVEHFRSLTQVLMPDGKAVFFRFWDGRFLLPILESSEVDAGQLLPVLTRGLINGQAVEIGGRAQVSGREFPWWSVPEKQLAQFGGDARINNTLQWLSEEQPALFEAFPADVLRCKVVRFFAVSASDESSASALLDYLRDESE; encoded by the coding sequence GTGCAGCCTGATCAATGGTTGAAGGATGAGCCGCTGAAACCGTCGGAGCAGTTGTTTGCGATTTTCAGCAGCGCCAGTGCGGTAGAACCGCTGAAAGCCTGGCCTTCGAATGCACAGATGCCGAAGCCGATCTGGGCGGAAACGATCTACGCCGAGTGGGATGCGGTGATGCCCTACGTGGGAATCGTCGACGCTGACAGTCAGTTTCTGGATTGGGTGGCGACCACGGAGTCTCGCGACTGGGGTTGGCTGGCGGTTTCTTCGGCGGGGCTTGAGGCGGTGGTCGAGCACTTTCGCAGTTTGACTCAGGTGCTGATGCCGGACGGAAAAGCGGTGTTCTTCCGGTTCTGGGATGGGCGGTTTTTGTTGCCGATCCTTGAGTCGTCCGAGGTGGATGCCGGGCAATTGCTGCCGGTTCTCACGCGAGGCTTGATCAACGGTCAGGCCGTCGAGATCGGGGGTAGGGCGCAGGTCTCGGGTCGAGAGTTTCCCTGGTGGTCGGTGCCGGAAAAACAGCTGGCGCAATTCGGCGGTGATGCCCGGATCAACAACACCTTGCAGTGGTTGAGCGAGGAGCAGCCGGCGTTGTTCGAGGCGTTTCCCGCCGACGTTTTGCGTTGCAAGGTTGTCAGGTTTTTTGCGGTTTCGGCGTCGGACGAGTCGTCGGCTTCGGCTTTGCTGGACTACTTGCGGGACGAGTCAGAGTGA
- a CDS encoding type VI secretion system tip protein VgrG, producing the protein MFAPANQPRFTLTVEGAQFDLKVLEFTGKEAISQPFRFDLELVSERPDLDLESLLHCQAFLSFDEEGSGIHGQIYRVGQGDSGKRLTRYHVSLVPRLAYLGHRINQRIFQHQSVPQIVTRILKDHAILRDAFEFRLGSDYPPREYCVQYAESDLAFIQRLCAEVGIHFHFQHSPDGHLLVFGDDQTVFPRLAEPTLYLPGSGMAAAAPAIKRFTVRVETRTSVVTRRDYDFTKPRLALQGRAESEQRPVLEDYHFPGQFTERETGKQLARRTLERHVADYRQAEGRSDQSALVSGHFLQLTKHPRQDLNDLWLLTSLEHHGRQPQVLEESVTSEGDEFQGYRNTFLATPWDVFFRPPMGPEKPRMLGYQPAVVTGPKDSEIHCDEYGRVKVQLAWDRDGELNEHSSCWLRVASGWAHDRYGSVLIPRVGMEVLVGFIDSDADKPLVMGCLPNAATPVPLDLPADKTRSIFRSQSSPGGGGYNELRIEDRQGAEEIYLRAQRNWTQHVLNDQQVQVDNQRSVVVTGLARHELKADEQHITHGQRQTEVKQDDHLTVTGDRHIRVSNQAINASAQFHVSAGQQVVIDGGASATIQAGGQWINIGPGGIFSSVPIVVGGAPMAAMSAAPTVPGLPETLVAAPAAILTAAQIMSLKGDAPFCEECERCKDGVCAA; encoded by the coding sequence ATGTTCGCGCCTGCCAATCAACCGCGTTTCACGTTGACCGTCGAAGGCGCCCAGTTTGATCTCAAAGTCCTTGAGTTCACGGGCAAGGAAGCCATCAGCCAACCCTTTCGCTTCGACCTGGAACTGGTCAGCGAGCGGCCGGATCTGGATCTGGAGAGCCTGCTGCACTGTCAGGCGTTTCTGAGTTTTGATGAAGAGGGTTCCGGTATTCACGGTCAGATCTATCGGGTCGGGCAGGGGGATTCCGGCAAGCGTCTGACTCGCTATCACGTCAGTCTTGTTCCGCGCCTGGCTTATCTTGGCCACCGGATCAATCAGCGCATCTTCCAGCATCAAAGCGTGCCGCAGATCGTGACGCGGATCCTCAAGGATCACGCGATCCTGCGCGATGCCTTCGAATTTCGCCTCGGCAGCGATTACCCGCCGCGTGAGTATTGCGTGCAGTACGCCGAGAGCGATCTGGCGTTTATCCAGCGTCTGTGTGCCGAAGTCGGCATTCATTTCCATTTTCAGCACAGTCCGGACGGGCATCTGTTGGTGTTCGGCGACGATCAAACGGTGTTCCCGCGTCTGGCCGAGCCGACGCTGTACCTGCCGGGCAGCGGCATGGCTGCGGCGGCACCGGCGATCAAGCGTTTCACCGTACGCGTTGAAACCCGCACCAGCGTGGTCACCCGACGAGATTACGACTTCACCAAACCCCGGCTGGCGCTGCAAGGTCGCGCCGAAAGCGAACAGCGTCCGGTGCTGGAGGATTACCACTTTCCCGGCCAGTTCACCGAGCGCGAAACCGGCAAGCAACTGGCCCGACGCACGCTTGAGCGCCATGTCGCCGACTACCGTCAGGCCGAGGGGCGCAGCGATCAATCTGCCTTGGTCAGTGGACATTTCCTGCAACTGACCAAGCATCCGCGCCAGGATTTGAATGACCTCTGGCTGCTGACCTCGCTCGAACACCATGGCCGACAGCCGCAAGTGCTGGAGGAATCGGTGACCAGCGAAGGTGATGAATTCCAGGGTTACCGTAATACCTTTCTCGCCACGCCGTGGGACGTGTTCTTTCGCCCGCCGATGGGCCCGGAAAAACCACGGATGCTCGGCTATCAACCGGCCGTGGTCACCGGCCCGAAAGACAGTGAAATCCATTGCGACGAGTACGGCCGGGTCAAGGTGCAACTGGCCTGGGATCGCGACGGTGAACTCAACGAGCATTCCAGTTGCTGGCTGCGGGTTGCCAGCGGTTGGGCTCATGACCGTTATGGCAGCGTGCTGATTCCCCGGGTCGGCATGGAAGTGCTGGTGGGGTTCATCGATTCGGATGCCGACAAACCGCTGGTCATGGGTTGCCTGCCGAACGCCGCCACGCCGGTGCCGCTTGATCTGCCGGCCGACAAGACCCGCAGTATTTTCCGCAGCCAGAGCAGTCCCGGCGGTGGGGGCTACAACGAATTGCGCATCGAGGATCGCCAGGGGGCCGAGGAAATCTACCTGCGGGCCCAGCGAAACTGGACGCAGCATGTGCTGAATGATCAGCAGGTGCAGGTGGATAACCAGCGCAGCGTCGTTGTCACGGGCCTTGCCAGGCATGAACTGAAGGCCGATGAGCAGCACATCACCCACGGCCAGCGCCAGACTGAAGTGAAGCAGGACGACCACCTCACGGTGACCGGCGACCGGCACATTCGCGTGAGCAATCAGGCGATCAACGCCAGTGCTCAATTTCACGTCAGCGCCGGCCAGCAGGTGGTGATCGACGGCGGGGCGAGCGCAACGATTCAGGCGGGCGGGCAGTGGATCAACATCGGCCCCGGCGGGATCTTCAGCAGCGTGCCGATTGTGGTGGGTGGTGCGCCGATGGCGGCGATGAGCGCAGCGCCGACAGTGCCGGGGTTGCCGGAAACACTGGTGGCGGCACCGGCTGCGATTCTGACTGCCGCGCAAATCATGAGCCTTAAAGGAGACGCGCCGTTCTGCGAAGAATGCGAGCGCTGCAAGGACGGTGTCTGTGCAGCCTGA
- a CDS encoding type VI secretion system amidase effector protein Tae4: protein MAQVNISSGGVSSNIVVKRPKFSTLWTAYAEVGLKSSIDVYALVGGNVEAARAEKPDAYANACALRISRGFNYGGYKIPKGTIIPSKSIYRLAGADQLPYIMKVADFLAFLKHNWGAPDHELTLSNADFINGKKGVIIMEITGWSDATGHATLWNGSATGDNSDYHRPDSHTYDRPDVKLEKINFWELKG, encoded by the coding sequence ATGGCCCAGGTCAATATCAGTTCAGGCGGCGTAAGCTCCAACATCGTCGTCAAAAGACCAAAATTCAGCACGCTGTGGACTGCCTACGCAGAGGTCGGTCTTAAAAGCTCAATAGATGTTTATGCGCTTGTCGGGGGCAATGTCGAGGCTGCCAGAGCAGAAAAACCGGACGCCTATGCAAACGCCTGCGCTCTGAGAATAAGCAGAGGATTCAACTACGGCGGTTACAAAATCCCGAAAGGAACGATCATTCCCAGCAAATCCATCTATCGTCTGGCCGGCGCGGATCAGCTCCCCTACATCATGAAAGTCGCGGACTTTCTGGCTTTCCTGAAACACAATTGGGGGGCTCCCGATCACGAGTTGACGCTGAGCAACGCAGACTTCATCAATGGCAAGAAGGGCGTCATTATCATGGAGATCACTGGATGGAGCGATGCGACGGGCCATGCGACTTTATGGAATGGTAGCGCCACCGGAGACAACAGCGACTACCATCGTCCCGATAGCCATACCTATGACCGGCCAGACGTAAAGCTGGAAAAAATCAACTTCTGGGAGTTAAAGGGATGA